One Nicotiana sylvestris chromosome 12, ASM39365v2, whole genome shotgun sequence genomic window carries:
- the LOC138883336 gene encoding uncharacterized protein has translation MYHDLKEDYWWNDMRRNVEDFVARLSASEGQTPKALCVGTEYRNSNVEVGDDQYGLCSMTTSHSLQAEQTIQTLEDMLCTCVLDFNGSWDDHFSLIEFAYNNSYHASIQMAPFEDLYGRRCRYLIGWFEISEAELIGSDLMYQAMEKVKSVKE, from the exons GAATGTAGAGGATTTTGTGGCAagattgtcagcaagtgaaggccaaACACCAAAGGCCCTGTGCGTTGGCACAGAATATCGAAATTCTAatgtggaagtgggagatgatcaaTATGGACTTTGTAGTATGACTACCTCGCACTCCTTGCAA gcagagcagactattcagacgcttgaggatatgttgTGCACTTGTGTTCTTGACTTCAATGGTAGCTGGGATGACCATTTttcactcatagaatttgcctacaacaatagttatcatgctagcattcagatggcaccgtttgAGGAtctatatggtaggagatgtagataTCTCATTGGGTGGTTTGAGATTAGTGAAGCAGAGTTGATAGGGTCAGACCTCATGTATCAGGCTATGGAAAAGGTTAAGAGTGTTAAGGAAtga